One genomic segment of Arthrobacter sp. JZ12 includes these proteins:
- a CDS encoding SseB family protein has protein sequence MTQRKLPAHIEAALAGNVADSAGRPWEGRDLSGEGNPLHAFDKDDGGIPPAYEKAVRDLVAGRSDEAAVVRALARIRVFVPVIAELGGADSAEDPVPDTHSHGDKEADMALVTIKAPDGRRALPVFTSTAQLERWHPDARPVAVYAARAALAAVAEKAELMVVDPGADVTFVVRRPALWALAQQKEWAPSYSDPALARLLGDAAAPNESIRRVEAAPGAGVSSRTANGTVIGGGGAGPELLLTLVLREGLTQEAVRSTVQAFQSRLQNLQDFVERVDSLEIRLSR, from the coding sequence ATGACACAGCGGAAGCTCCCGGCACACATTGAGGCCGCGCTGGCAGGGAACGTTGCCGATTCTGCCGGCCGGCCCTGGGAGGGTCGCGACCTGTCCGGCGAGGGCAACCCGCTCCACGCTTTCGACAAGGACGACGGCGGGATCCCGCCCGCGTACGAAAAAGCAGTCCGGGACCTGGTGGCCGGACGCTCCGACGAGGCGGCGGTAGTGCGCGCGCTAGCGCGCATTCGCGTGTTCGTTCCGGTTATAGCTGAACTCGGCGGCGCGGATTCCGCCGAGGACCCGGTCCCGGACACGCACTCCCACGGCGACAAGGAAGCCGACATGGCCCTCGTGACCATCAAGGCTCCCGACGGACGAAGGGCCCTGCCGGTCTTCACATCGACCGCGCAGCTTGAGCGGTGGCATCCCGACGCACGGCCGGTGGCCGTCTACGCGGCGAGGGCGGCCCTGGCCGCCGTCGCGGAGAAGGCCGAACTCATGGTCGTTGACCCGGGTGCCGACGTGACGTTCGTCGTACGCCGCCCCGCTCTCTGGGCACTTGCCCAGCAGAAGGAGTGGGCGCCGTCGTACTCTGATCCCGCGCTGGCGAGGCTGCTCGGGGACGCTGCTGCTCCGAATGAAAGCATCCGCAGGGTCGAAGCGGCCCCGGGCGCGGGGGTTTCCAGCCGAACGGCTAACGGTACAGTTATTGGAGGCGGCGGAGCCGGGCCCGAGCTCCTTCTCACGCTCGTCCTGCGCGAGGGTCTTACGCAGGAAGCGGTCCGGTCCACAGTCCAGGCCTTTCAGAGCCGCCTTCAGAACCTGCAGGACTTCGTCGAGCGGGTGGACTCGCTCGAAATCCGGCTCTCGCGGTGA
- a CDS encoding MFS transporter, with the protein MNFSVYRDLLRIVPVRRLLIVGMIARFPHSAAGVLLTLHVVQTLDRGYAEAGAVAAIMTIGVAVGAPWRGRRVDTAGLRIALIPSVIAEAVIWSVAPHLPYEWLLVAALVGGLFTLPVFSVVRQSLGVLVSGDSRRTAFTLDAVATEMIFMGGPALGAVLATQVSTVTGLTAVGLSTAVAGLFLIWFNPPTRSTQPGTVSAVPSAAQDDEAAVEAMVAAAPAHVSEASAELLPGARPARRTAVRARVASSFAWLTIPVAVVMVVAAGAGLVLAGSDVGIIAVLEDGNRASELGWVFLAWCGASVVGGLIYGAMHRPLSPMILLLAMSILTIPMGFAQNTLVLALLSIAPGMLCAPVLSAASERIAHLVPEERRGEAMGWYGSALTSGVALGAPLAGLLIDSVGPWGGFVAVGSAAAVLTLLCLAAQQVRRRRAA; encoded by the coding sequence TTGAATTTCTCCGTCTACCGGGATCTGCTGAGGATCGTCCCGGTGCGCCGACTGCTTATTGTCGGCATGATCGCACGCTTCCCGCACTCAGCCGCAGGAGTGCTGCTCACCCTCCATGTTGTCCAGACGCTGGACAGGGGCTACGCCGAAGCCGGCGCGGTCGCAGCCATCATGACCATCGGCGTGGCCGTCGGCGCGCCCTGGCGGGGACGGCGCGTTGACACCGCGGGCCTGCGGATAGCGCTCATCCCGTCCGTGATCGCCGAGGCGGTTATCTGGTCGGTGGCGCCCCACCTGCCGTACGAGTGGCTGCTCGTCGCTGCACTGGTGGGAGGCCTGTTCACGCTGCCGGTGTTCTCCGTGGTCCGGCAGTCACTCGGCGTGCTGGTCAGCGGCGACTCGCGAAGGACCGCGTTCACGCTGGACGCCGTGGCCACCGAGATGATCTTCATGGGCGGACCTGCGCTCGGCGCGGTCCTGGCGACCCAGGTCTCCACCGTGACCGGGCTGACCGCCGTCGGGCTTTCCACTGCAGTAGCCGGTCTGTTCCTGATCTGGTTCAATCCGCCCACCCGCAGCACGCAGCCGGGCACGGTGAGCGCGGTTCCGTCCGCGGCGCAAGATGACGAGGCTGCCGTTGAGGCGATGGTCGCCGCAGCGCCGGCGCACGTCAGCGAAGCCTCCGCCGAACTGCTTCCGGGCGCCCGGCCTGCTCGAAGGACGGCCGTCCGTGCCCGCGTGGCGTCCAGTTTCGCCTGGCTCACCATCCCGGTGGCCGTGGTGATGGTGGTTGCCGCCGGAGCGGGCCTGGTGCTGGCCGGATCCGACGTCGGAATCATCGCGGTCCTCGAAGACGGTAATCGCGCTTCCGAACTGGGCTGGGTCTTTCTTGCCTGGTGCGGAGCGTCCGTAGTTGGCGGCCTGATCTATGGCGCGATGCACCGCCCGCTCTCACCGATGATCCTGCTTCTTGCGATGAGCATCCTCACCATCCCGATGGGGTTCGCGCAGAACACCCTGGTGCTCGCCCTGCTGTCCATCGCGCCGGGAATGCTGTGCGCCCCGGTGCTCTCGGCGGCGTCCGAGCGGATTGCCCACCTGGTCCCCGAAGAACGCAGGGGAGAGGCGATGGGCTGGTATGGCTCCGCCCTCACCTCGGGTGTGGCACTCGGAGCTCCGCTTGCCGGGCTCCTGATCGACTCCGTTGGGCCCTGGGGAGGGTTTGTGGCAGTTGGTTCGGCTGCGGCAGTCCTCACCCTGCTTTGCCTTGCGGCGCAGCAGGTACGACGACGGCGGGCCGCCTGA
- a CDS encoding DUF1844 domain-containing protein yields MSTADSNPEATRHTFPSAGEEATSGSSGPTGRHDHVRDIAEVAAVEVITTSAVHLMSAAAVKCGLAEGTDAETYKDLDEARKLITALAGFITAAAPEIGSQHAGPLRDGLRSLQLAFREASIIPDAPGQGPGEKFTGPVN; encoded by the coding sequence ATGAGCACAGCAGACAGTAATCCCGAGGCTACCCGCCACACCTTCCCCTCTGCCGGCGAGGAGGCCACATCGGGTTCAAGCGGGCCCACCGGAAGACACGACCATGTGCGGGACATCGCGGAAGTTGCCGCCGTCGAAGTCATCACGACGTCGGCGGTCCACCTCATGAGCGCGGCTGCGGTCAAGTGCGGCCTGGCGGAAGGAACCGACGCCGAGACCTACAAGGATCTCGACGAGGCACGGAAACTCATTACGGCGCTGGCCGGATTCATCACCGCAGCAGCCCCCGAGATCGGGAGCCAGCATGCAGGTCCCTTGCGCGACGGCCTGCGGTCGCTGCAGCTGGCCTTCCGGGAGGCCTCAATTATCCCCGATGCGCCGGGCCAGGGTCCGGGCGAGAAATTCACGGGTCCGGTCAACTGA
- the infC gene encoding translation initiation factor IF-3 → MRLVGPAGEQVGIVRIEDALRLAAESDLDLVEVAPQAKPPVAKLMDFGKYKYEAAVKAREARKNQTNTVLKEIRFRLKIDTHDYETKRGHALRFLGAGDKVKAMIQFRGREQQRPEMGIRLLQRFAEDVAEVGVVESAPRIDGRNMVMVIGPVKNKAEAKAEARRAAQRAESKAANEAAKAKIDTSGQGPMTQSIGDLLPEELRSAGTSAPAADEAPAAEVPVAEAPAAEVPVAEAPVAAQAAPAAEPVETAPAAEAPVAEAPVAEAPAAPAPKPAAAPAPKPAPAPKPAATPQSAAPKPGAAPKPGAAPKPRPAAPKPSGKAAPAKGSPNRPKPSGSN, encoded by the coding sequence GTGCGGTTGGTAGGACCTGCGGGCGAACAGGTTGGGATTGTCCGCATTGAAGACGCCCTCCGCCTCGCCGCTGAGTCCGACCTTGATCTTGTTGAGGTTGCGCCGCAGGCCAAGCCGCCGGTGGCCAAGCTCATGGATTTTGGTAAGTACAAGTACGAGGCAGCGGTGAAGGCGCGTGAAGCGCGCAAGAACCAGACCAACACCGTGCTCAAGGAAATTCGTTTCCGGCTCAAGATCGACACGCACGACTACGAGACCAAGCGTGGACACGCCCTCCGGTTCCTCGGTGCAGGGGACAAGGTCAAGGCAATGATCCAGTTCCGCGGCCGCGAACAGCAGCGTCCGGAGATGGGCATCCGGCTTCTGCAGCGCTTCGCTGAGGACGTAGCCGAGGTCGGCGTCGTCGAGTCTGCACCCCGCATCGACGGGCGCAACATGGTGATGGTCATCGGTCCGGTGAAGAACAAGGCTGAGGCCAAGGCCGAAGCACGGCGCGCTGCTCAGCGTGCCGAGTCCAAGGCCGCCAACGAGGCTGCCAAGGCGAAGATTGACACTTCTGGCCAGGGCCCAATGACGCAGAGCATCGGCGACCTGCTGCCTGAAGAGCTGCGTTCCGCAGGTACGTCTGCTCCGGCTGCTGACGAGGCTCCCGCTGCTGAGGTTCCCGTGGCTGAAGCTCCGGCTGCTGAGGTTCCCGTGGCTGAAGCGCCGGTTGCAGCGCAGGCAGCACCGGCCGCTGAACCCGTGGAAACGGCTCCGGCTGCTGAAGCGCCGGTTGCTGAAGCTCCGGTTGCCGAAGCGCCGGCAGCCCCGGCACCGAAGCCGGCCGCAGCACCGGCGCCGAAGCCTGCACCGGCACCCAAGCCGGCAGCAACGCCGCAGTCAGCGGCACCGAAGCCGGGCGCAGCACCCAAGCCGGGAGCCGCGCCGAAGCCGAGGCCCGCTGCACCAAAGCCTTCCGGTAAGGCGGCCCCCGCCAAGGGCTCACCTAACCGACCGAAGCCGTCGGGTTCCAACTAG
- the rpmI gene encoding 50S ribosomal protein L35, whose protein sequence is MPKMKTHSGAKKRFKLTGSGKLKRQQANRRHYLEHKSSTLTRRLASDQIVSPADTKTIKKMLGV, encoded by the coding sequence ATGCCGAAGATGAAGACACACAGTGGCGCCAAGAAGCGCTTCAAGCTGACCGGCAGCGGCAAGCTCAAGCGCCAGCAGGCCAACCGCCGCCACTACCTGGAGCACAAGTCCTCCACCCTGACCCGCCGTCTGGCCAGTGACCAGATCGTCTCGCCGGCCGACACCAAGACCATCAAGAAGATGCTCGGCGTCTAA
- the rplT gene encoding 50S ribosomal protein L20 encodes MARVKRAVNAHKKRRVILERAKGYRGQRSRLYRKAKEQLLHSFVYSYGDRRKRKGDFRRLWIQRINAASRANGLTYNRLIQGLKAAGVEVDRRMLADLAVTDANAFAALVKVAKDSLPSDTSAPAQA; translated from the coding sequence GTGGCACGTGTGAAGCGGGCGGTCAACGCCCACAAGAAGCGCCGGGTTATTCTTGAGCGCGCCAAGGGTTACCGCGGTCAGCGTTCGCGCCTGTACCGCAAGGCGAAGGAGCAGCTGCTCCACTCGTTCGTCTACAGCTACGGCGACCGCCGCAAGCGCAAGGGCGACTTCCGCCGCCTCTGGATCCAGCGCATCAACGCTGCATCCCGCGCCAACGGCCTGACCTACAACCGCCTCATCCAGGGCCTGAAGGCCGCCGGTGTAGAGGTTGACCGCCGCATGCTGGCAGATCTCGCCGTTACCGACGCCAACGCATTCGCCGCACTGGTGAAGGTTGCCAAGGACTCCCTGCCGTCTGACACCTCCGCTCCGGCGCAGGCCTAG
- a CDS encoding RNA methyltransferase, which produces MSAFERPQAPLLTNTRADRVRDVAKLAGRSARFRQGRFLAEGPQAVREALRLHQERQSAGEPGVVEDVFLTAETLDRYPDFGAVVPPRMVTSEVLAAMSSTVTPQGALAVCRFIDVSLDSVLAAEPRLVAVLVEVRDPGNAGTILRAADSAGADAVILTDSSVDVYNPKTVRSTVGSLFHLPVVVGAGTEDVLEQLKQRGIAVLAADGYGDQNLDALQDASAQRRLAPSSSAAPHEDADGPHLEAPTAWLFGNEAQGLAPAVLDAADYRVSVPIYGSAESLNVGTAATVCLYASARAQRA; this is translated from the coding sequence ATGAGCGCATTCGAACGCCCCCAGGCACCGCTACTTACCAACACCCGAGCAGATCGGGTGCGTGATGTAGCCAAGCTTGCGGGGCGTTCGGCGCGTTTCCGGCAGGGGCGCTTCCTTGCGGAAGGACCGCAGGCCGTAAGGGAAGCGCTCCGCCTGCACCAGGAGCGGCAGTCGGCGGGTGAACCAGGGGTGGTCGAGGATGTTTTCCTGACGGCCGAAACGCTGGATCGTTACCCTGACTTCGGTGCGGTAGTGCCCCCAAGGATGGTTACGTCCGAGGTTCTCGCGGCGATGAGTTCCACGGTGACGCCACAGGGCGCCCTTGCGGTCTGCAGATTCATCGACGTCTCGCTGGACTCGGTGCTTGCCGCGGAGCCACGGTTGGTTGCGGTGCTGGTGGAGGTCCGCGACCCGGGCAACGCAGGAACCATCCTGCGTGCCGCTGACTCCGCCGGAGCAGACGCCGTAATCCTCACCGACAGCAGCGTGGACGTCTACAACCCCAAGACTGTCCGGTCCACCGTGGGATCGCTCTTCCACCTGCCGGTCGTCGTCGGCGCCGGAACCGAAGACGTCCTCGAGCAGTTGAAGCAGCGCGGCATTGCGGTCCTCGCCGCAGACGGCTACGGGGACCAAAATTTGGACGCGCTCCAGGACGCCAGCGCACAGAGGCGGCTGGCGCCGTCGTCGTCAGCGGCACCCCACGAGGACGCGGACGGACCGCACTTGGAGGCGCCCACAGCATGGCTTTTCGGGAATGAGGCCCAGGGCCTTGCACCGGCCGTACTGGACGCTGCTGACTACCGCGTATCGGTGCCTATCTATGGCAGCGCCGAAAGCCTGAATGTGGGCACGGCCGCAACGGTCTGCCTGTACGCTTCCGCGCGCGCCCAGCGGGCCTGA
- a CDS encoding MFS transporter: MTPATSPLPVRNLVLAILALAVGGFGIGTTEFAIMGLLPDMVADMGVDIPAGGHVISAYALGVVVGAPLLATLGARLPHKRLALALMTLFTAGNLSSYFADEYGWLLVSRFVSGLPHGAFFGVAAVIAASLSSPTRRAQAVAMVMMGLSVANVVGVPFATWLGQQFGWRSMFILVVAIGLLTLLLILRFVPHQKVREGASITRELGALKRGQVWMTLLIGTVGFGGFFAVYTYISPTMTEVAGMSEALLPLVVALYGLGMVAGNMVGGRLADISVMGTIYWVMGAISACLLVFAIAVQWAPTALLFVFLVGAIGSSLIPSLQVRLMDVSPDAPSLASSMNHAALNTANALGAFLGGAVIAFGWGYTAPALVGAVLAAFGLGVALLSGRMDRRGAKATPVPVPVSG; this comes from the coding sequence GTGACACCAGCAACCTCACCACTGCCCGTCCGTAACCTGGTCCTGGCGATCCTGGCGCTCGCTGTTGGCGGGTTCGGCATCGGCACCACGGAATTCGCCATCATGGGCCTCCTCCCGGACATGGTGGCGGATATGGGGGTCGACATTCCGGCCGGCGGCCATGTGATCTCGGCCTACGCCCTCGGAGTCGTGGTGGGCGCACCGCTCCTGGCTACCCTGGGGGCCCGGCTACCGCACAAACGGCTGGCGCTCGCGCTCATGACTCTGTTCACGGCCGGAAACCTTTCGTCGTACTTCGCCGACGAGTATGGCTGGCTGCTGGTATCACGGTTTGTCTCCGGCCTGCCGCACGGAGCGTTCTTCGGTGTGGCCGCAGTGATTGCCGCGTCGCTGTCCTCCCCCACCCGTCGCGCACAAGCAGTGGCAATGGTCATGATGGGTCTGAGCGTCGCGAACGTGGTCGGAGTTCCCTTCGCCACCTGGCTGGGCCAGCAGTTTGGGTGGCGCAGCATGTTCATTCTGGTCGTAGCAATCGGCCTGCTAACCCTCCTGCTCATCCTGCGCTTCGTTCCCCACCAGAAGGTCCGTGAAGGAGCGAGCATCACACGCGAACTCGGTGCCCTCAAGCGAGGTCAGGTCTGGATGACCCTGCTGATCGGAACCGTCGGATTCGGCGGCTTCTTCGCCGTCTACACCTACATCTCGCCCACCATGACCGAAGTGGCCGGGATGTCGGAGGCGCTGCTCCCGCTGGTTGTTGCGCTGTACGGGCTGGGCATGGTGGCAGGCAATATGGTGGGCGGCCGGCTGGCCGATATCTCGGTGATGGGCACGATCTACTGGGTCATGGGTGCAATTTCGGCCTGCCTTCTGGTCTTTGCCATTGCGGTGCAGTGGGCTCCCACCGCGCTGCTGTTCGTCTTCCTGGTCGGGGCCATCGGCTCGTCGCTGATTCCCTCGCTGCAGGTTCGGCTCATGGATGTGTCACCCGACGCGCCGTCCCTGGCCTCATCGATGAACCACGCAGCGCTCAATACAGCGAATGCCCTGGGTGCCTTCCTTGGCGGCGCTGTCATCGCCTTCGGTTGGGGATACACCGCGCCTGCGCTGGTGGGCGCGGTACTCGCCGCTTTCGGGCTCGGCGTCGCGCTCCTCAGCGGCCGGATGGACCGCCGGGGGGCGAAGGCGACTCCTGTCCCGGTGCCGGTCTCGGGTTAA
- a CDS encoding FG-GAP-like repeat-containing protein, whose amino-acid sequence MDVNPQNSISCDACGPGVTAPPSLVRRVLTTLLLTVSLVLGMLGTTLPAAHAAPLFGHDVSWPQCSTAQGGFGLPLPPPQSQFVIVGLTRGLPFTENPCLADQVAWARTNGKPAHGYAMAAYPTPTQLAANQAAGPWSSTTPAGRLSNVGYAEARFAVQSMARIGFRPPVVWIDVEPRPAQPWPVATVAQQRDNRYVIEGLMRGLRDAGFAYGLYSFASGWQEITGGWRLSGVPVWATAGRLDYPNEALDRCFPPSFSAGRVYISQWYDDTRDYDRTCEPYAFTPLPIPASSLTGSTAEFNGDWRNDLLARVGSTGVLRLYAGTGASRLNPGVQIGNGWNIFNALETVGDFNGDGPSDVIAREAATGALWLYRGNGTGGFLPRLRVGSGWNGFNSIVAPGDFNGDQRMDLLAREAATGAMWLYPGNGAGGWLPRARVGSGWNGFSAIVATGDLNGDRANDVVARDRATGVLWLYPGNGTGGWLPRVRVGAGWNAMTAIVGAGDLSGDRIADLVARDASGQLWLYPGTGGSTFRPRTALGTGWNGLNAIF is encoded by the coding sequence ATGGACGTCAATCCCCAAAATTCCATTTCCTGCGATGCGTGCGGTCCGGGGGTGACGGCGCCGCCGTCGCTTGTACGCCGGGTCCTTACGACGCTACTGCTTACGGTGAGCCTGGTTCTCGGCATGCTGGGCACCACACTGCCGGCCGCGCATGCCGCTCCACTCTTCGGCCATGATGTGTCGTGGCCGCAGTGTTCGACGGCGCAGGGCGGCTTTGGTCTTCCGCTGCCGCCTCCGCAATCGCAGTTCGTGATTGTTGGGCTGACGCGTGGGCTGCCCTTCACCGAAAACCCGTGCCTGGCTGACCAGGTGGCGTGGGCGCGGACCAACGGGAAGCCCGCGCACGGCTATGCCATGGCCGCGTATCCCACGCCGACGCAGCTGGCCGCGAATCAGGCCGCCGGACCCTGGTCCTCAACCACCCCCGCGGGACGGTTGTCCAACGTCGGGTACGCCGAAGCACGGTTTGCCGTGCAGAGCATGGCCCGGATCGGCTTCCGTCCGCCGGTGGTCTGGATCGACGTCGAACCCCGCCCTGCCCAGCCCTGGCCGGTGGCTACCGTGGCGCAGCAGCGCGACAACCGCTACGTCATCGAGGGGCTCATGCGTGGCCTGCGCGACGCCGGCTTCGCCTATGGGCTCTACTCCTTTGCGTCCGGCTGGCAGGAGATCACCGGAGGCTGGCGCCTGTCGGGCGTGCCCGTCTGGGCCACTGCCGGGCGACTGGACTATCCCAATGAGGCGCTCGATCGGTGCTTCCCGCCGAGCTTCTCCGCCGGCCGGGTGTACATCTCACAGTGGTACGACGATACGCGGGACTATGACCGCACCTGCGAGCCCTACGCCTTCACACCGTTGCCCATTCCGGCCTCTTCGTTGACCGGTTCCACCGCAGAATTCAACGGCGACTGGCGGAACGACCTGCTTGCCCGTGTTGGATCAACCGGTGTGCTGCGGCTCTATGCCGGAACCGGTGCTTCGAGGCTGAATCCCGGCGTGCAGATCGGCAATGGCTGGAACATTTTCAATGCGCTGGAGACCGTCGGCGACTTCAACGGTGACGGTCCTTCGGATGTTATTGCCCGGGAAGCAGCAACGGGAGCGCTCTGGCTGTACCGGGGCAACGGGACCGGAGGCTTCCTGCCCCGGCTGCGGGTGGGCAGCGGCTGGAACGGCTTCAACAGCATCGTTGCGCCGGGGGACTTCAACGGCGACCAGCGGATGGACCTCCTGGCGCGGGAAGCGGCAACCGGTGCCATGTGGCTCTATCCGGGGAACGGCGCCGGCGGGTGGCTGCCGAGGGCCAGGGTCGGCTCCGGTTGGAATGGATTCAGCGCGATTGTGGCCACGGGCGACCTCAACGGAGACCGGGCGAACGACGTCGTTGCTCGCGACCGTGCCACGGGTGTCCTTTGGCTCTACCCGGGTAACGGGACCGGTGGCTGGCTGCCGCGCGTGCGCGTCGGCGCCGGCTGGAATGCGATGACGGCGATTGTCGGCGCCGGCGACCTCAGCGGCGACCGAATCGCCGACCTGGTGGCCCGGGACGCCAGCGGTCAACTCTGGCTCTACCCCGGTACCGGCGGATCGACCTTCCGGCCACGCACGGCCCTGGGCACCGGATGGAACGGTCTCAACGCGATCTTCTGA
- a CDS encoding (deoxy)nucleoside triphosphate pyrophosphohydrolase, whose amino-acid sequence MTQTQRKQIVGAAIVDSLTSPTKLLAARRTAPEQFAGQWEFPGGKVEPDEDDMEALQREVREELGVEVQLGAELEGPDRQGWPLNETASMRVWVAVITAGVPAALQDHDELRWVDLRDTAELTGLPWIPADRPIVDALLGRLVPVSELA is encoded by the coding sequence ATGACCCAGACCCAGCGCAAGCAGATCGTCGGCGCGGCAATTGTTGATTCGCTGACTTCGCCCACGAAGCTTCTGGCAGCACGCCGAACGGCGCCCGAGCAGTTCGCCGGGCAGTGGGAGTTCCCTGGCGGCAAGGTGGAGCCGGACGAGGACGATATGGAGGCGCTCCAGCGGGAAGTGCGCGAGGAACTCGGTGTCGAAGTTCAGTTGGGGGCGGAACTTGAGGGCCCGGACCGGCAGGGGTGGCCCCTGAACGAGACCGCTTCGATGCGCGTCTGGGTCGCGGTGATCACTGCAGGAGTGCCGGCGGCACTGCAGGATCACGATGAGCTCCGGTGGGTGGATCTTCGGGACACAGCCGAGTTGACCGGATTGCCCTGGATTCCCGCGGACCGCCCCATCGTTGATGCGCTGCTGGGCAGGCTGGTGCCCGTCAGCGAGCTGGCCTAG
- a CDS encoding Rv2578c family radical SAM protein codes for MRWDAQKTEATTSDGGALLPLAGLVRSVRTPEFAGITFHEVLAKSALNRVPPTSGMPFSWTINPYRGCSHACVYCFARKTHSYLNLDTGLDFDSQLVVKTNIGEVLRREVAKPSWQREHVAMGTNTDPYQRAEGRYRLMPDIIRALAESGTSFSILTKGTLLSRDIPLLREAGRQVTIGMGISLSVIDADLSSVVEPGTPTPRARLDLISRLREAGLACGVMAMPILPWLTDSDEALDRLFAALAGAGATGVSVGALHLRPGAREWYMAWLSKHHPGLVGRYRRLYGSGTYASAEYRTWLAERVRVYRRRHGLAAGARFFRDNERADPALARAGSKPESKPGSKPERQPEPTLF; via the coding sequence ATGCGGTGGGATGCGCAGAAGACAGAAGCAACAACCTCCGACGGCGGGGCCCTCCTGCCGCTGGCGGGTCTGGTAAGAAGCGTGCGCACTCCGGAGTTCGCAGGCATCACCTTCCACGAGGTCCTCGCCAAGTCCGCACTGAACCGGGTTCCGCCAACTTCCGGCATGCCATTCTCCTGGACGATCAACCCTTATCGGGGATGCTCGCACGCCTGCGTCTACTGCTTCGCCCGGAAGACCCACAGCTACCTCAACCTGGACACAGGGCTGGATTTCGATTCCCAACTCGTAGTGAAGACCAACATCGGTGAAGTTCTGCGCCGCGAGGTCGCCAAGCCCTCCTGGCAGCGTGAACACGTCGCCATGGGAACCAACACCGATCCCTATCAACGGGCGGAAGGCCGGTACAGGCTCATGCCGGACATCATCCGCGCACTGGCGGAGAGCGGCACGTCCTTCTCGATCCTCACCAAAGGGACACTGCTCAGCCGTGACATTCCGCTGCTGCGCGAAGCCGGCCGTCAGGTGACCATCGGGATGGGCATCTCACTGTCTGTGATCGACGCGGACCTGTCCTCAGTGGTGGAACCCGGCACGCCCACTCCACGCGCCCGTCTTGACCTCATCTCCCGGCTACGTGAAGCAGGACTTGCCTGCGGAGTTATGGCCATGCCGATCCTGCCCTGGCTGACGGACAGCGATGAGGCCCTTGACCGGTTATTTGCAGCGTTGGCCGGTGCCGGTGCAACAGGTGTGTCGGTCGGGGCGCTGCATCTGCGTCCCGGTGCCCGGGAATGGTATATGGCCTGGCTCTCCAAGCATCACCCCGGACTTGTGGGCCGTTATCGCAGGCTCTACGGGAGCGGCACTTATGCCTCGGCGGAGTACCGCACGTGGCTGGCCGAGCGTGTTCGGGTGTACCGTCGACGTCATGGCCTGGCCGCCGGGGCCAGGTTCTTCCGGGACAATGAGCGGGCTGACCCGGCACTGGCGCGCGCCGGGTCCAAGCCGGAAAGCAAGCCGGGGAGCAAGCCGGAAAGGCAGCCGGAGCCGACGCTGTTCTAG
- the pcp gene encoding pyroglutamyl-peptidase I produces the protein MILLTGFEPFGGESTNPSWGAAQRAAALLNDAGEPAAAVQLPCVFGTSIGVLAGALEAHQPDLVVCVGQAGGRAELSLERVAINFDDARIPDNAGNQPVDVPVRQDGPAAYFSSLALKRSLVQLTEAGLPAAVSQTAGTYVCNHVFYGLMDLLQDRSATRGGFVHVPFSSEQAMAHRAPGMLIEEMAAGLVIIARASLQHQTDLPVPAGAEH, from the coding sequence ATGATCCTTCTTACCGGATTCGAGCCGTTCGGCGGTGAAAGCACCAACCCGTCCTGGGGTGCGGCACAGCGGGCGGCTGCCCTGCTCAATGACGCCGGGGAACCTGCTGCAGCGGTTCAGCTTCCGTGTGTCTTCGGTACCAGTATCGGAGTCCTTGCCGGCGCCCTTGAGGCCCATCAGCCTGATCTTGTGGTCTGCGTCGGGCAGGCGGGCGGCCGCGCCGAACTGTCCCTCGAACGGGTGGCAATCAACTTCGATGACGCTCGGATCCCGGACAACGCGGGAAACCAACCGGTGGACGTGCCTGTACGTCAGGACGGACCCGCCGCCTACTTCAGTTCGCTTGCCCTCAAGCGCAGCCTGGTGCAATTGACCGAAGCGGGTCTGCCGGCAGCGGTGTCGCAGACGGCTGGAACCTATGTCTGCAACCATGTCTTCTACGGGTTGATGGACCTCCTGCAGGATCGTTCCGCCACCCGGGGCGGTTTTGTCCATGTCCCGTTCTCCTCCGAACAGGCGATGGCCCACCGGGCGCCAGGGATGCTGATCGAGGAGATGGCCGCGGGCCTCGTGATCATTGCGCGGGCAAGCCTGCAGCATCAGACGGATCTTCCGGTTCCGGCGGGCGCGGAACACTAG